The following is a genomic window from Marinococcus sp. PL1-022.
CCGGAAATCCCGGTGGATGCCTCGCGTCTGGCCGCCGTCGGATTGATTGGAGTGGCACTGTATCTGTTTTACCATTAAAGGAGAAATTTATCCTGGTCTGATTCTTTCAACTACTGCTGTACGTAAAAAAAGTCCCCGAAGCGTTGGACGCTCGGGGTTACCATAAGCTTATGCGTTAGATAGCATAAAGGGGCGTATATACTGGATAAATATATACATATTGGACATTCCTTCCATTACATAAAGTCAAACATGGTTTTGCAATTAATTATGAATATTTTTATCGATCGTCCGGAGGCACAAACATGCGGAGCTCATGCGGCAGGACGGCGGCGCTGAAAGGAAGCGGGCGTCCTTCGTCTCCGTCAATATTGACGATGTGCTTCTCATTGGTGTGCGCCTGCAGCGTGGTGGTAGTAAAGTATTCAATATCCTGATGATGAGAAAGATTTCCCTGAAGGAGCTCCGGGATCATTTTGGCGACATTGGTTATCCCGAGCTGCTTAACAATAAACACGTGGAAGCATCCATCGTGGATCTCTGCCTGAGGAGCCAGGGACTCGATGCCTCCCACGGAGTTAGTTAAAGCGACCAGGGCAAGATAAACATCTCCCTCCCATACCCCCTCATCGTGGGTGAGCGTCAGGGAAAACGGCGTATGGTTTTTGAAGGCTTTGGTGCCTTCCATCACATAGGCGAACGGCCCCCACATGGACTTTTGCTCAGGGCTTACGTTATAAACTGCTTCTGCAATGGCACCGATGGCCAGAACGTTCATGAAATACGTCTGGTCGATGCGTCCAATATCGACAGGAACGATGTGCTGGTGCCGAAGCACCTGTACAGCTTCTGCAGGGTCTAAGGGCAGCCCGAGAGCACGGGCAAAATCGTTGACCGTACCGAGCGGAAGAAAGCCAAAGGCCGGCTGATAGGCCTGGCCGGCGAGGCCGTTGATGCATTCATTAATGGTGCCGTCGCCGCCTAAAGAAACCAGGGCATCAAATTCCTGCTCGCATGCCTGCTGAGCCAGATCTTTGGCGTCTCCAGCCTGTTTAGTGTAGCGAATCGTAACGCTGGAATACAATTCCTTTAGTACCTTGATGGCAGAAGCTTCATAGGACATTGCTTCTTCTTTGCCGGAGGATGGGTTGATGATGAGCATGGCGTTCGACATTAAAAGCTCCTTTTTCATAAAAATAGGGAATCGGATTCACATTGTTTATTCTGGCATGAGTATCATTATACTGGAGCTTCTAATTACGTTGAAATAACTTTTACGTTGCATTCAACTTTTTTTCGGACGCTTTTGGCTGTACTGCCGAGAAGCGCCCGGTCGATTTTGGAAGCTCCTGAGTCCCCGAGAACAACTAGATCTGTTTCATATCTGGCACAAAGTTTTCCGATGTCCCGTTTTGGCAGACCAGGTTCCATCACGGTCTCCACGTGAGGAACGCCCTGTTCGACGGCCCATTCTTTGGAGCGCTGAAGCTGGGAGGAAGCCTTGTCCTGAAGCCGGCGGAAGCCGTTCGGATCCATGCGTTCGAAGGAGGCGTAGCCTTTGGTATCCATCATAAAGGCAATAAGTAATGTCGCCTGGTGCTCCTGTGCTAATTGAACAGCCTGTGCAAGCGGGTCATGTGAGGTGGCTTCGAGAGTTTCAACGCCGACTAGTATACGGTGAAATTGTTCCATAGCTGGTCTTCCTTTCTGTTAAAAACATTAGTACGTATTATTTTTCCAGGGGGGAAATAAAAAAAGTCAAAATGAAAATGGTTTCATAAAACAATAAAAAACCAGAAAAAGAGAAAGTACTCTTTTTCTGGCTGATGGCTTAGCTTTAATATCTATCCATTGCTGCCGCATATGAGGGGGAGGACTGGTTCCTCTCTGGAAGAACCATAATCCTTTCTCGAACAGTTTACCCGGTAAGTGAAGCGGTAAAACATGGGAGGGCACTAATCGTTGTTAAACTTGTTTCTTAATAAGTACTTAAGAGAGGGAACCTAAGGGTGATTTTTCGTACTTAAGATGATATACTGAACAAAACATATGTTCTTTTTTTAAAAGCCACGGTTATGAAGAAAAGAAGGGGGCCGACCGATGCCACAACAGCTATATGATTCCCGATGCGACCAGCCCCTGGCTGCCATGTTTATGCAGTATGTCGATGACAATATTCAGCACCGGCTCGCGGTGCCCCAGTTGGCCGAGGCGTTGGAAACCAAGCCTTACATATTGTCCCGGGTAGTAAATACTTCGCTGGGCCAAACGATTCCCGGTTACATTCGAAAGCGGCGTATGGAAGTCGCTGCCTGCCTGCTGACCGAAACTGATTATTCCATTCGTGCAATTGCCAAACGGCTTCGTTTTAACGGCCAGGATTACTTTACGGCCCAATTTCGCATTCACCAGGGCCTGTCTCCCAGTGCGTACCGATATGCATATCAATCCTGAGAGCTTTTGAGGCCGGAAGAACCATAGTTAAACCTGCAAGCCAGAAGGAAGCTGTGGCACATCCTGGAATAATTTGAAAAATATTAAAGAAAAAAGGTTTCACCCGTGGACGAGCGGGAACGGATTTACCATGTCTCCATCTTAATAGCGGTCGCAATACGAGGACATTAAGCGCCTGTCGTACAAGCCGAAGAGGATCTGTAGGTACCATGCAGACATCTTCGGCTTTTTTTGTGATGGATAAAAAGAAAGGAGTGTGTCCTATGCTGCCTGGCGATATTCAGCAGCGATCCCGTCAAAATCAGGAAAAGGAACTCGGAAGCTACATGAGCCGGGTGTTACGCGAACACTTTGGCCGTGGCCCGGAGTCCGTCTACGTCAGCCTGGATCCGCATAGTGTCGTTATTCACATCCGGCGGTTTTTGGCGCCGATGGAGGAAGTGCTTTTGGAGCAGCGGGGTAAGGAAGCGATCGAAGAGCTGCGGGAAACCATGATGGCCAACATGCTGCCGGAAATGGCGCACGTGATCTATCAATTGACTGGAAAAGAAGACTGGAGCTTTTTTGTGGATTGGAATATCTCCAACCGTTCCGGCATGGTGACGGCTTTGCATGAGCCCTCGTTCCAGCATCAGCCGTCCCTGGCTGAATCTCCGCATCAAGCCAGTCTTCGGGAAGGAGTGCGTAATGTCAGTCAGCGCACTGAGAAAGAACCCGGCACGGTCCATGCCCATCAAATTAACGATCGCACTCTAGTTGTGGTCCGCACGGACGTACTAATTATGATCGAAAAGGAATTAATACGCATCGGGTACCGAAAGTCACTCAAGACGGTGAAACGCCAGCTGGAAAAGCGACTATTGTACGAAGAGCAGTTCAGCCAGCGGCTGGGAGTCGGAGTTCGCGACATTTTTGTCGACTGGGATTTTGACAAGGACAACAGCGTAGTCGTGCTACTGACCGACCCGCTGCCCAGTCCGGAAGAAGAATAACAGGGAAAAACCTCCCAATGCCGGAGCCTGAAAAGGTTTTGGCATTTTTAAAACCGATCGACCAAAAAGTGCGCGAGAAAGAGCGTCACTGCTGTATTTGTTTTTCGTTCTTCCAGTGAAGGAAGAGGTTTACCGCCTTGCGTAAAACAGGTAAAGAGGTATCATTAATCACGATAAGAAATACACTATCATGAATAAATCACATTTACTCACAGAAAAATTGGATTGCAGGAAGGCTGTAATCAGAATAAGAGGCCCTGCGACGATTTTTACCAATTTTATGATAGTACGTGCATTTCTTAGCAGATGATTATCAGAAAAATAAGCAAGGAGTAAATAATATGTCCAATGAACGTCCGTTTACCATGATTACCGGTGGATCCTCAGGATTAGGACTGGAGCTTGCAAAACTGTTCGCCCAGGATGGGTATGATATTGCGATTTCGGGGTCAAGCGAACGTATTTTTGAAGCGGCGGAGACTATTAAAAGCTACGGGGTGGAGGCATATCCCCACCAGGCAGATGCATCGACGTACGAGGGTGTGGACTCCTTTTGGAAATTTGTGAAAAGTAAGGACAGAAAGCTGGATGCGGCTGTTTTAAATGTCGGTGTCAGCATCGGCGGTTCCTTTTTAGAAAACGATTTACAGGAAGAGCTGAAGCTGATAGACATTAATATTTCGGGAACGGTGCATATGGCGAAACGCATCGTACAGGATATGGTTCCGAATAAAAAGGGAGACCTCCTTATCGTCTCATCTCTATCTGCAACATTGCCGACCCCTTACGAAACAGTATACGGACCGTCGAAGGCATTTGGTTTTATGTTTGCCGAATCCTTAAGAGAAGAGCTAAGAGACACAGGCGTCAACGTAACAGCCATGCTCCCCGGTGCTACAAACACGGATTTTCACCATAATGCCGGCATGGACTCTACTTACTTTGGCGATGAAAGAAACAAAAATGACAAAGAGCTAGTAGCACAGCAGGGATATGACGCTTTAAAAAATAAATGGGATCACGTAGTTTGTGGCGATGAAGCTACGAAGAAGGCAGCAGAAGAAAATAGAACCACGCCTGAAGAGGTTAAAGCAGCTGAGCATGCGAAAAAAGCAAAGCCTCAGTAAAAATTAAAGCTTGAGTGATTATTTATACCGGTCCCGGAAAAAACTCCGAGACCGGCTTTTTTTATTATTTATCTTCACTGTTTCTCATTCTTAATAACACCTGGCTAAGGCCGAAAACTTCAGGAAGGGGCCAATAATTAGAGCCAGCGCAAAACATCAGCGAAATAAAATTTTAGAGGTGCTTGAAGGATATGAATATTTCTTTTAAACCATTAATACATATACGAACTTAAAAAATATAACCAAAGTTAAATATAAAAGAATTGACAATTAAAGCTTAAAATTGCAAACTACAACAAATATTATGATACAAAGTGGTTACAGGCTGGAGGCATAAGAGTGTATACATATGAATCAATAAATTATCAGCATGACTTACCAATAAATATATTCACACAGACTATTGAAAGCTATCCCTATCACTGGCACGAGGATCCGGAATTATTGTTTGTACTGGAAGGTTCCCTGGAGGTGAGATTAAATGAAAAAAACTATAAGTTGCATGCCGGCGATTTGTTTTTTATCAACAGCAACGAACTGCACTTTCTTCATTCACTTGACCCAGGCAGAAAACCGCACATATTAGTATTGCAGATCAACAGTAATTACCTGAAACAAAAAAACATCAATGCTGATAAAAAACGATTTTTCCTCGACACACCTTATTCATCTTCGGGTGAATACGCTAAAATTCAACGCTTAAAACAGCTTTTAGCTTTCATTTTAGACCTGCTGATTAATAAAAAAGATAATCATGTTTTAAAAATTGAAAGCCTGCTTCTCGAAATACTAATTATACTAAAGGAAAATTTTGAATACTCAAATCAAAAGCTTGATCAGCATTTACTCGACGATAACCGGCTGCTTGAAATAATGAAGTATATGAATGAACATTACAGCAGAAGTTCTTTGAGTCTTCAGGAAATAGCTAATGTTTTTTCCTTAAATTCGCAATATTTATCAAAGTACTTCAAACAGAGAGCGGGAACTTCTTTAAAAACAAAACTGGATACAATTCGAATGGATAAATCCCTATTCGTATTACAGACAACAAATAAAGCTGTAACAGAAATAGCGCTGGAGTTTGGATTTCCCGATGCCAAGTCTTACTACCGGGTATTTAGAGAACATATGATGATGACTCCCGGCCAGTACCGTAAAAGGTATCAGTTTAGTATAGATTATGATATACCAAAAAACTATTTGAGCATTAATAGCCGGGAATCATTAAAAAAACTGTTTTCGTACATGGATATAAAAACGA
Proteins encoded in this region:
- a CDS encoding AraC family transcriptional regulator, with the translated sequence MPQQLYDSRCDQPLAAMFMQYVDDNIQHRLAVPQLAEALETKPYILSRVVNTSLGQTIPGYIRKRRMEVAACLLTETDYSIRAIAKRLRFNGQDYFTAQFRIHQGLSPSAYRYAYQS
- a CDS encoding diacylglycerol kinase family lipid kinase — its product is MSNAMLIINPSSGKEEAMSYEASAIKVLKELYSSVTIRYTKQAGDAKDLAQQACEQEFDALVSLGGDGTINECINGLAGQAYQPAFGFLPLGTVNDFARALGLPLDPAEAVQVLRHQHIVPVDIGRIDQTYFMNVLAIGAIAEAVYNVSPEQKSMWGPFAYVMEGTKAFKNHTPFSLTLTHDEGVWEGDVYLALVALTNSVGGIESLAPQAEIHDGCFHVFIVKQLGITNVAKMIPELLQGNLSHHQDIEYFTTTTLQAHTNEKHIVNIDGDEGRPLPFSAAVLPHELRMFVPPDDR
- a CDS encoding SDR family NAD(P)-dependent oxidoreductase — encoded protein: MSNERPFTMITGGSSGLGLELAKLFAQDGYDIAISGSSERIFEAAETIKSYGVEAYPHQADASTYEGVDSFWKFVKSKDRKLDAAVLNVGVSIGGSFLENDLQEELKLIDINISGTVHMAKRIVQDMVPNKKGDLLIVSSLSATLPTPYETVYGPSKAFGFMFAESLREELRDTGVNVTAMLPGATNTDFHHNAGMDSTYFGDERNKNDKELVAQQGYDALKNKWDHVVCGDEATKKAAEENRTTPEEVKAAEHAKKAKPQ
- a CDS encoding universal stress protein — its product is MEQFHRILVGVETLEATSHDPLAQAVQLAQEHQATLLIAFMMDTKGYASFERMDPNGFRRLQDKASSQLQRSKEWAVEQGVPHVETVMEPGLPKRDIGKLCARYETDLVVLGDSGASKIDRALLGSTAKSVRKKVECNVKVIST
- a CDS encoding Na-translocating system protein MpsC family protein yields the protein MLPGDIQQRSRQNQEKELGSYMSRVLREHFGRGPESVYVSLDPHSVVIHIRRFLAPMEEVLLEQRGKEAIEELRETMMANMLPEMAHVIYQLTGKEDWSFFVDWNISNRSGMVTALHEPSFQHQPSLAESPHQASLREGVRNVSQRTEKEPGTVHAHQINDRTLVVVRTDVLIMIEKELIRIGYRKSLKTVKRQLEKRLLYEEQFSQRLGVGVRDIFVDWDFDKDNSVVVLLTDPLPSPEEE